In Eucalyptus grandis isolate ANBG69807.140 chromosome 4, ASM1654582v1, whole genome shotgun sequence, the following proteins share a genomic window:
- the LOC104441770 gene encoding LOW QUALITY PROTEIN: putative leucine-rich repeat-containing protein DDB_G0290503 (The sequence of the model RefSeq protein was modified relative to this genomic sequence to represent the inferred CDS: inserted 1 base in 1 codon): MFKPARWRSEKNRVKAVFKLQFHATQVAQLNADALMVSVVPGDXGKPTVKLEKATIREGRCQWASPVYETIKFARDPKTGKINEKIYQFIVSTGAAKSGFIGEASVDFADYAEATKASSVSLPLKNSSIGAVLHVSIQRLQENVDNREVEENEDTKVRLHDNSLRSHLSNGDKDESNENTKNSSAEDVTVNKTIITQNAELNGSFRASSGSDLTVSSSESSSGLNTPREHSVSNAIVPHESNGFQSSMSNVLLPHEQKWGWSASLDHAVVDDMSDANLEGKLEKASDSEIEKLRNELVVMARQVDMSELELQTLRKQIVKESKRSQDLSREIVCLKEERDALKLECEKFKSLHRSTVKKKLECEDGDLRALLEEVREELDHEKNHNANLRLQLQKTQESNDELILAIKDLDEMLEQKNQEMGNRSGKSGLYENKEYPSEGASRCETDEDEDQKALEEIVKEHRDAKETYLLEQRIIDLNSEIEIYRRDRDELEMQMEQIALDYEILKQKDHEISYKLEQSQLQEQLKMQCEGLPFQNTHELENKIQSLENELKKQSEDLTESVTTIDELRAHMKSLEEELEKQAREFEANLEVITHAKVEQEQRAIQAERALQTMKKKNVNTAERLQGEFRRLSEQMASTFTANEKVAMRALMEAGELRMQKVQLDEMLRKANTELQLVKNSYEIKLAELSDQIGEKKNQINNMALEIDEKSKKLKDCKKHEKEVTENLLHEIMTLKAEITRLNAENNLLSNQAGQEDNLKEELRQLKKSITEAELAVQRGNVERNELVSAIALVKKELEDSLVELKRLRHLKDEKDITICKLETELKTLRVQCKDLKNLLIEDKSEKENLRNQIFQLKGDLENKDNALLVIEKRVKESNGRAAISEGTKNATRNNKVVPLASSNKEVSNLREKLKLLEGQIMMKEAVLEESANSFLEKERSFKSKIEELESRLDELNHFYPCNKVKNAANTTQDDVSYLSKELESMKERNQLMESELKELQEKYSEMSLMFAEVEGERQQLVMTLRNLKNSKKN; this comes from the exons ATGTTCAAGCCGGCGAGATGGAGGAGCGAGAAGAACAGGGTAAAGGCCGTGTTCAAGCTGCAGTTTCATGCGACCCAG GTGGCACAACTAAATGCGGACGCATTAATGGTGTCTGTGGTTCCCGGTG GTGGGAAACCGACGGTGAAATTGGAGAAAGCCACAATCAGAGAGGGGAGATGCCAATGGGCCAGTCCAGTTTATGAGACGATTAAATTCGCTCGAGATCCCAAAACtgggaaaataaatgaaaagatctACCAATTTATCGTGTCCACG GGAGCTGCAAAATCTGGTTTCATCGGTGAAGCTTCGGTAGATTTTGCAGATTACGCTGAGGCGACCAAGGCTTCCTCTGTTTCCCTCCCTTTAAAGAATTCGAGCATTGGGGCTGTATTGCAT GTTTCAATTCAGAGGCTGCAGGAAAATGTTGACAACAG AGAggtggaagaaaatgaagatacaAAAGTTAGATTGCACGACAATAGCTTGAGATCCCATTTAAGCAATGGCGACAAAGACGAGAGCAATGAGAACACCAAGAATAGTTCTGCAGAA GATGTGACAGTTAATAAGACCATCATCACTCAAAATGCTGAATTGAATGGTAGCTTCAGAGCCTCAAGCGGATCGGACTTAACTGTTTCTAGCTCTGAGAGCAGCTCAGGACTGAACACGCCTCGGGAACATAGCGTTAGCAATGCTATCGTTCCACACGAATCTAATGGCTTCCAATCCTCCATGAGCAATGTGTTACTGCCTCATGAACAGAAATGGGGTTGGTCCGCCAGTTTGGATCACGCAGTGGTTGATGATATGTCAGATGCCAATCTGGAGGGGAAGTTGGAGAAGGCTTCAGATTCTGAGATAGAGAAACTCAGAAACGAGCTAGTAGTGATGGCTAGGCAGGTGGACATGTCGGAGTTAGAGTTGCAGACTCTCAGGAAGCAAATTGTGAAGGAGAGTAAAAGGAGCCAAGATCTCTCTCGAGAAATAGTTTGCttgaaggaggagagagatgcaCTAAAATTGGAATGTGAGAAATTTAAGTCCTTACACAGGTCAACAGTGAAGAAGAAATTGGAGTGTGAGGACGGGGATCTGCGAGCTCTCCTAGAAGAAGTTAGAGAAGAACTGGATCACGAGAAAAACCATAATGCAAACCTCCGGTTGCAATTGCAGAAAACTCAGGAATCGAATGACGAATTGATTCTTGCCATAAAAGATTTGGATGAAATGCTGGAGCAGAAGAATCAGGAAATGGGCAATCGTTCCGGCAAATCaggattatatgaaaataaggAATATCCAAGCGAAGGTGCTTCGAGATGTGAAacagatgaagatgaagatcaaaAAGCATTAGAAGAGATTGTTAAAGAGCACAGAGATGCCAAAGAAACGTATCTGCTGGAGCAGAGGATCATAGACCTCAATAGTGAAATAGAGATCTACAGGAGAGATAGAGATGAACTGGAAATGCAGATGGAGCAGATCGCACTTGATTACGAGATATTGAAGCAGAAAGATCACGAAATTTCCTACAAGTTGGAGCAAAGCCAATTGCAGGAACAGCTAAAGATGCAGTGCGAGGGCttgccttttcaaaatacgcACGAATTAGAAAACAAGATTCAGAGCTTGGAAAATGAACTCAAAAAGCAGTCTGAAGACTTGACTGAATCTGTAACCACCATTGATGAACTTCGCGCTCACATGAAGAGCTTGGAAGAAGAGCTGGAGAAACAAGCGAGAGAGTTTGAAGCCAATCTGGAGGTCATAACTCATGCCAAGGTGGAACAGGAGCAAAGAGCCATCCAAGCAGAGAGAGCCTTGCAAacgatgaaaaagaagaatgttaatACTGCAGAGAGGCTCCAGGGGGAGTTCAGAAGGTTATCTGAGCAAATGGCTTCAACTTTTACTGCGAATGAGAAAGTGGCCATGAGAGCCCTCATGGAAGCTGGGGAGCTGAGGATGCAGAAAGTTCAACTTGATGAGATGCTCCGGAAAGCCAATACGGAGTTACAGTTAGTCAAGAATTCATATGAAATAAAACTTGCTGAACTTTCTGATCAAATaggggagaaaaaaaatcagatcaACAACATGGCTTTGGAGATTGATGAAAAGTCCAAGAAACTCAAAGATTGTAAGAAGCACGAGAAGGAAGTTACAGAGAATCTACTCCACGAGATAATGACACTCAAAGCTGAGATCACAAGGCTCAATGCAGAGAATAATCTCCTCTCTAACCAAGCAGGACAGGAAGACAATTTGAAGGAAGAGCTGAGACAGCTGAAGAAATCAATCACAGAGGCAGAGCTGGCGGTTCAGAGAGGAAATGTGGAAAGAAATGAACTGGTGAGTGCAATAGCTTTGGTGAAGAAAGAGTTGGAGGATTCACTTGTGGAATTGAAACGCTTGAGGCATTTGAAGGATGAAAAGGATATTACGATCTGCAAATTAGAAACAGAGCTCAAAACACTGAGAGTTCAGTGTAAggatttaaaaaatttgctcATAGAGGACAAGTCAGAGAAGGAGAATCTGAGAAATCAAATATTCCAGCTAAAGGGAGACCTGGAAAATAAGGACAATGCCTTGCTGGTCATTGAGAAAAGAGTCAAGGAAAGCAATGGCCGTGCAGCTATTTCTGAGGGAACAAAGAATGCTACAAGAAACAATAAAGTAGTTCCACTTGCTAGCAGCAATAAAGAAGTCTCAAATCTCAGGGAAAAACTGAAGTTACTAGAG GGTCAAATAATGATGAAAGAAGCTGTTTTGGAAGAATCGGCGAATTCTTTTCTGGAGAAGGAAAGaagtttcaaaagcaaaattgaAGAGTTGGAAAGTAGATTGGACGAACTCAACCACTTTTACCCATGTAACAAGGTA aaaaatgcAGCGAATACTACACAGGACGATGTTAGTTATCTGTCAAAAGAACTGGAATCAATGAAGGAGAGGAATCAATTAATGGAAAGTGAACTAAAGGAACTGCAGGAGAAATATTCCGAGATGAGTCTCATGTTCGCGGAGGTCGAAGGCGAAAGGCAACAGCTCGTCATGACTCTGCGCAACCTAAAAAACTCCAagaagaattga